The DNA region GCTTGCGCGCGTGCTGGCGGAAGAGGGCGCGGCCCTCGGGGGTGAGGGCGCGGGCCTCGTCGCCCAGGGCGTGGGTGTCCTCCGCCACGGCGTGGCGGACCAGCAGCAGGGGCAGTTCGCGAGGGGTCATGGTGGCCTTGCCTCAATCACCCGGTGCGCGCGGGCGCAAGCAACGCCCTGGCGACAACCGGGCTCAGCCGTCCAGGTCGTTGAGGACGTCGAGCGGCAGCGGCGTGGCGTCCGTCACCGTGCCGTCGAGGTCCGTGGGCAGGTGGGTGGGGTCGACCTCCGTGGGCGGCCGGTGGTCGAGCGGCACCGCGGCGGTGCGGGCCACCGCGCCCGGGGGCGGACGCAGCACGGGGCCCGGGGGCGGCAGGCCGGAGTGGCGCCGCGCGGCTTCCATGAGCGCGTGGTGGTGGCGGTAGCGCGCCTCCACCAGCTTGTGGATGAGCAGCGGGCCGCCAGGCACGCGGCGCGCGGTGAGCGCCTGGGTGGCCTTGCGCACCGGGTAGCGCACGCGGCGGATCTGCACCCGCCAGCCCTTGGGGGTGAAGGTGAAGACGCCGTAGGCGGGCCGCAGGTCGCCGTCGCGGGGGATGCCGGCGCTGGCCACGTCGGCGATGAGCATGCGGCCCACGCGCCGGCGGTAGGGGAAGTGCAGGTGTCCGAAGGCGCACGCCGCCGCGTCCAGGTGCGCGAAGAAGCGGCGCACCGCGACGTCATCCAGCGTGGGGTCCAGCGACTCCTCGAGGTTGCGCGGGTTGGCGTGGCAGACGAAGAGGTCCTGCCCCTTGCGCGGCGTGTACCGCACGGAGAAGGGCAGGCTGCCCAGGCTCTTCAGGTGGGCCTCGCCCAGCTGATCCCGCGTCCAGCGCAACAGCTCCGTCTTCCAGTGGTCCCGCTCCCGGTAGGCCCCGCCCAGGTAGTTGCCGGCCAGGTAGCAGTCCGTGTTGCCCATCAGCACGGAGTCGCAGCGGTCGAACAGCAGGTCCACCGTCTCGCGAGGGTGGGCGCCACGCAGCGCCAGGTCGCCCGCGGCCACGATGTAGTCGGGCGCCACGGAGCGGGCGATGTCCTCGAGGACGGCCTCGCAGGCGGGGAGGTTGCCGTGGATGTCCGCGAGGATGGCGACCCGCATGGTCGTCCCATCCTACCCCGTCGCCGAGCGCGCGGGGACCGCCTGGGGCAGAAAAATCGTGAAGGTGCTCCCCACGTTGGGCTGGCTCTCGACCTTGACCTCGCCGTGCATGGCCTGGAGCAGGTGCTTGACGATGGACAGCCCCAGCCCCGTGCCGCCCATGTCGCGGCTGCGGCCCTTGTCCACCCGGTAGAAGCGCTCGAAGATGCGCGACAGGTGCCGCGGTTCGATGCCCAGCCCGGTGTCCCGCACCCGCACCACGCACCGTCCGTCCTCGCACGCGCCGTCCACGTCCACCCGCCCGCCCGCGGGTGTGTACTTCACCGCGTTGTCGAGCAGGTTCAGCAGCACCTGCTCCACCGCCCGCGAGTCTCCCACCGCCCGCAGGCCCGCCGGCACCTGGAGTGAAATCGTCTGGCCCTTGCCCTCGGCCTTGGGGCGCACGGTGTCGGCGGCGCGGGCGGCGGCCTCGGCCAGGGAGACGTCGGTGAGCTTCAGGCTCACCTCGCGCGACTCCAGCCGGGACAGCTCGAGCAGGTCCTCCACCAGTTCGGACAGGCGCTCGGACTGGCGGTGGATGATTTCCACCATGCGTGGGGCCACCTGGGCGTCCGCGAGCGCGCCGCCCTGGAGCGTCTCCGCGTAGCCCCGGATGGCGGTGATGGGGGTGCGCAGCTCGTGGGAGACGTTGGCCACGAAGTCCTTGCGCACCTTCTCCAGGCGCCGCAGCTCGGTGACGTCGTGGAAGACGGCGGCGCTGCCGGGCAGATCTCCACCCACGGGCGTGACGCGGATG from Myxococcus stipitatus includes:
- a CDS encoding metallophosphoesterase family protein — encoded protein: MRVAILADIHGNLPACEAVLEDIARSVAPDYIVAAGDLALRGAHPRETVDLLFDRCDSVLMGNTDCYLAGNYLGGAYRERDHWKTELLRWTRDQLGEAHLKSLGSLPFSVRYTPRKGQDLFVCHANPRNLEESLDPTLDDVAVRRFFAHLDAAACAFGHLHFPYRRRVGRMLIADVASAGIPRDGDLRPAYGVFTFTPKGWRVQIRRVRYPVRKATQALTARRVPGGPLLIHKLVEARYRHHHALMEAARRHSGLPPPGPVLRPPPGAVARTAAVPLDHRPPTEVDPTHLPTDLDGTVTDATPLPLDVLNDLDG
- a CDS encoding sensor histidine kinase — protein: MPLRYTLLPLLLPATLVGVLVAVLGTPGNAVAIALVTLAGSLMALGLSRGALQRQLDSLTRNTRGLAEGAGGVPRPDPDQLEEVASLEGAIDSLHARMSARSAELTQESRTLAAVLDSMAEGIWVTDAEGTVVRHNDALHQMLRPGGGGPIVGQRPLALIRDDQLHDAVMRACHEGASSHLELALEGLFPRTLAIRVTPVGGDLPGSAAVFHDVTELRRLEKVRKDFVANVSHELRTPITAIRGYAETLQGGALADAQVAPRMVEIIHRQSERLSELVEDLLELSRLESREVSLKLTDVSLAEAAARAADTVRPKAEGKGQTISLQVPAGLRAVGDSRAVEQVLLNLLDNAVKYTPAGGRVDVDGACEDGRCVVRVRDTGLGIEPRHLSRIFERFYRVDKGRSRDMGGTGLGLSIVKHLLQAMHGEVKVESQPNVGSTFTIFLPQAVPARSATG